ACCGCACTACTGCAAGCTGATGTGGGTGTAGAAGCTACTGATTACATTATTAGTGCGCTACAGAAAAAACTCTTAGCAGAAGTTACCCCGCCAGAGGAGGCGATCGCCTACCTGAAACAAATCCTGCGGGATATGTTAGATGCACCACTGCAAAAAGCCGAAAGTCTTAGCTTTACCCCAGAAAAAGAAACCTTGAATATTTGGTTAATTACTGGGGTGAATGGTGCTGGGAAAACCACCACTATCGGCAAAATCTCCCACCTCGCCCAAAAATCCGGTTATAAATGCTTAATTGGGGCAGCAGATACCTTCCGGGCTGCGGCAGTGGAACAGGTGAAGGTTTGGGGCAACAGAAGCGGTGTAGAAGTCATTGCCAATCCTGGGAAAAATACAGACCCCGCCGCCGTCGTCTTTGATGCGATCGCCGCCGCCCAAGCAAGAGAAACTGAATTACTCTTAGTAGATACCGCCGGGCGACTGCAAAATAAGAAAAACTTAATGGACGAACTTGCCAAAATACGCCGGATTATTGACAAAAAAGCCCCTAATGCCAAAATAGAATCCCTACTGGTTTTAGATGCCACTCTAGGGCAAAATGGATTGCGCCAAGCTGAAGTTTTTGCCCAAGCCGCCCAACTCAGTGGCGTAGTCTTAACCAAGCTCGATGGCACAGCCAAGGGAGGTGTAGCTCTAGCCGTTGTGCAGCAGCTAGGTTTGCCCATTCGCTTTATTGGCGCTGGCGAAGGTATGGAAGATTTGCGTCCTTTTTCTAGCTACGAGTTTGTGGAAGCGCTCTTGAGTGGCTAGTGGAGAATTTTTTAGTTAAGATTTTTTTGGGTATACCTTAGCCGTATTACTTCTGTTAAGGTGGATGAAAAATTCACTTTTATTCACCTGATTTGCTTGGTGTCTTGGTGTCTTAGTGGTTAAGCTCATTGATTTTTGCACCACCAAGACCCAAAGACACACAGAATATCTGGCTGCTACAGACCCAATTCAACACAGATGTAGACGCGAAATTCGCCTTGCCGTAGGCTACACGGATGATTTTTAACAGTTTTAGGAGAAAATCCGCAAAGGTGACAAAATTATTTTGTTGACCAGGTACTTTTTTAGGTCTAAAGATGTATGATTTGCTAATCAAGTTCTGGAAAAATAAAAGGCTTTATCGGTAATGACAGAATTTACGGATTTTTACCTAATGATTTTTCACTAAAAATACATCCAAATTGAGCCAGAGATATCATACGCAAATACAATACTTATCTCCAGCTATGTCTTACGTCTTTTTACTCTTGCTAAAGTCATAACTCTTGTCCCAATATAATTGAGCAATTCCCCGGCAACTTACTTTATTTATAAGTAATCTCAACTCTATCTAAGTAGGTGGGTAGGGAAAAACCAAACTATATTACGACTCGTAAACACCCATGAAACCCTTACCAATAACCAATGACAAAGGACAAATGACGACCCCCGCCAGTTAACTTTATTTACGCCCACCTACTTATATCAAGTGCAATAATACCTTTGCCTGTGTCTCAACTGCCCTCTCAACCCACTGATAGTAATAGTAGTGCTGCGACGGATGTCACACCAGTCGTGGCACTCAAAGAACTCGTGGCACGGCTGCGCCGAGAACAGAATAAAATCCCAGATTTACTCAGTTCTTTAGGATTTGCCCTGAGAAGCTTCAATAATTTGAACCAGTTTTTGGAGCTGATCCCGCTCATGGCTACCAGAGTCACAGATGCAGATGGTAGTGCTTTGTTTCTGCATAAACCTAACGGTCAAATTAAGTTAGAGCAACTACATTGGCAGGATAGCCGCCAGCGCAAGAACATCCGCAAAGCCCTAGAAACTGCTACTAGTCAAATCACACTGTTGTCGAATACGTCTGGTTTATCAACAGCGACGGGGATTTTGGATGCTCAAATGCATCGCTACTTGGGGCCAGATGTGCAAATCTTTGGCACAGCAATTTTGGTGAAGCATACGGAACGGGGGTGGCTTTATGTCCTCAGCCGTGACCCTGAATATAGCTGGACGGAAACCAGACAAAAGTTAGTCAGATTGGTAGCGGACCAAACGGCTGTAGCCATTGAAAACGACGAGCTAGCCGTAGAACTGCGAAAAAAAGAACGCCTAGATCAAGAATTAGAAATTGGCGCAGAAATTCAACGGCGACTCCTACCACGTCAATGTCCGATGATTCCGGGTGCAAGTCTCGCTGCACGTTGTAAACCTGCTAATCGTGTCGGTGGAGATTACTACGATTTTATCCCCACTAATAGCAAAACTGCCCAGGAAAACGGGCGTTGGGGTTTGGTAATTGGCGATGTGATGGGTAAAGGTGTGCCAGCCGGACTAATTATGACGATGATGCGGGGAATGCTGCGCGGAGAGGTATTGCATGGTAATTCGCCATGTATAATTCTGCAAAATTTGAATCGCGTTATGTATGCGGATT
The window above is part of the Nodularia spumigena CCY9414 genome. Proteins encoded here:
- a CDS encoding PP2C family protein-serine/threonine phosphatase — translated: MPVSQLPSQPTDSNSSAATDVTPVVALKELVARLRREQNKIPDLLSSLGFALRSFNNLNQFLELIPLMATRVTDADGSALFLHKPNGQIKLEQLHWQDSRQRKNIRKALETATSQITLLSNTSGLSTATGILDAQMHRYLGPDVQIFGTAILVKHTERGWLYVLSRDPEYSWTETRQKLVRLVADQTAVAIENDELAVELRKKERLDQELEIGAEIQRRLLPRQCPMIPGASLAARCKPANRVGGDYYDFIPTNSKTAQENGRWGLVIGDVMGKGVPAGLIMTMMRGMLRGEVLHGNSPCIILQNLNRVMYADLENSHRFVTLFYSEYNPFNRVLSYSNAAHNPPLWWHAATKTITRLDTLGMLIGLDANSQYEDAQAQLEPGDTVIYYTDGLTDAAAASGDRFDEENFVAAFSAACRYYSGPQEIVDYLFDQVLQFIGAEKQNTDDMTLVVLKID